A window from Rhineura floridana isolate rRhiFlo1 chromosome 17, rRhiFlo1.hap2, whole genome shotgun sequence encodes these proteins:
- the LOC133372081 gene encoding coiled-coil domain-containing protein 70-like, producing the protein MENWKKQSDAAFNYADSPEEKSDVSPPPISSTQESWHHTTPFPRSLQKQIIHRKLKEEKKVLQEEIKALWEKCSELRMEIKAFREDNKTKALWEEIHAFKEKNKGFMEEIKSFLEDSRVFMAEIKAFQTKKTDVQDKVSAFQEKIETFQQQIKATEEGIVSLEERNESFRDTIKAFQVKNKEFQEANKGMREKNKSLQEKMENVEEKNKSFWKECKAFWKKDKTFWEEDMAISRDKMALWEEYIALRDNDQDLQEEKAGMWDMVEALWDVKYSVWKEINGFPEELQHEFEVEVVGNGADGDHDEPPDEMKGV; encoded by the coding sequence ATGGAGAACTGGAAGAAACAGTCCGACGCAGCCTTTAACTATGCAGATTCTCCAGAGGAGAAAAGTGATGTGAGTCCTCCCCCCATTTCTAGCACACAGGAGAGCTGGCACCATACGACACCCTTTCCCAGATCCTTGCAGAAACAGATCATACATCGCAAACTAAAAGAGGAGAAAAAAGTGCTGCAGGAGGAAATCAAGGCATTGTGGGAGAAATGCAGTGAGCTGCGAATGGAGATCAAGGCTTTCCGAGAGGATAACAAAACCAAGGCATTGTGGGAGGAGATCCATGCCTTCAAAGAGAAAAACAAGGGCTTCATGGAAGAGATCAAGAGTTTCTTGGAGGACAGCAGAGTTTTCATGGCTGAAATCAAGGCTTTCCAGACCAAGAAGACAGATGTTCAGGACAAGGTGAGCGCCTTTCAGGAGAAGATTGAGACATTCCAGCAGCAGATCAAGGCCACAGAGGAGGGCAttgtctccttggaggaaaggaatgAATCTTTCCGAGATACCATCAAAGCCTTCCAGGTGAAGAACAAGGAGTTCCAGGAAGCAAACAAAGGCATGCGCGAGAAGAACAAATCCCTtcaggagaagatggaaaatgttgAAGAGAAGAATAAGTCATTTTGGAAGGAATGCAAGGCCTTTTGGAAGAAGGACAAAACTTTCTGGGAAGAGGACATGGCTATATCCAGGGACAAAATGGCCCTCTGGGAAGAGTATATAGCACTCCGGGATAATGACCAAGACCtccaggaagaaaaggcagggATGTGGGATATGGTGGAAGCCCTCTGGGATGTGAAGTACTCCGTCTGGAAAGAGATAAATGGGTTTCCAGAAGAACTGCAACATGAGTTCGAGGTGGAAGTTGTAGGCAATGGTGCTGATGGAGATCATGACGAGCCACCCGATGAAATGAAAGGGGTGTGA